In one Paraburkholderia azotifigens genomic region, the following are encoded:
- a CDS encoding FAD-dependent oxidoreductase, whose translation MSSINYQTLSFEYRRCAEQNAAADAARHPVIVVGAGPVGLATAIDLAQHGVSVVLVDDDCSLATGSRAICFSKRSLDIFDRLGCGDRMVDKGISWNVGKVFLQNELVYTFNLLPEAGHHRPAFINLQQYYVEGFLLERAQALANIDIRWKSKVVGLQQHGEPGSADAFVTLTIETPEGEYPLCGRYVVAADGSRSPVRNMMGLDSKGRVFKDRFLIADVKMEAEFPSERWFWFDPPFHPNQSVLLHRQPDNVWRIDFQLGWDADPALEKTPERVLPRVRALLGPDVKFELEWVSVYTFSCLRMERFRHGNVLFVGDAAHLVSPFGARGANSGFQDAENVAWKLAMVLDGRAPDALLDTYASEREYAADENIRNSTRSTDFITPKSPVSRTFRDAVLKLARKHAFARSLANSGRLSVPAVLHDSALNTADSDSFEGKMVPGASCVDAPVALRGGPAWLLAQLGDAFTVVLFCEKNSIDAATQRTLKTLQTGAIPLKLILVTPHGVREIAHELSDAVVLEDAEGLAASRYDATPGTFYLIRPDQHVCARWRTLDAARVDAALKRALCVEGIA comes from the coding sequence ATGAGCAGCATCAACTACCAGACCTTGTCGTTCGAATACCGGCGCTGCGCCGAGCAGAATGCAGCGGCTGACGCGGCGCGGCATCCTGTGATCGTGGTCGGCGCGGGGCCTGTCGGTCTCGCGACGGCAATCGATCTCGCGCAGCACGGCGTGTCCGTCGTGCTCGTCGACGACGATTGTTCGCTTGCAACAGGTTCGCGTGCAATCTGTTTTTCGAAGCGTTCGCTCGATATCTTCGACCGCCTCGGCTGCGGCGACCGTATGGTCGACAAGGGCATCAGCTGGAACGTCGGCAAGGTGTTCCTGCAAAACGAACTGGTGTACACGTTCAATCTGCTGCCGGAAGCGGGACATCACCGGCCGGCGTTCATCAATCTGCAGCAGTATTACGTCGAGGGCTTTCTGCTCGAACGCGCGCAGGCGCTGGCAAATATCGACATCCGCTGGAAGAGCAAGGTGGTCGGCTTGCAGCAGCACGGTGAACCCGGTTCCGCCGATGCATTCGTCACGCTGACCATCGAAACACCGGAAGGCGAATATCCGTTGTGCGGCCGGTATGTCGTCGCCGCCGACGGCTCGCGCAGCCCCGTGCGCAACATGATGGGTCTCGACAGCAAAGGCCGTGTTTTCAAGGACCGCTTTCTGATCGCCGATGTGAAGATGGAAGCGGAGTTTCCGAGCGAGCGCTGGTTCTGGTTCGATCCGCCGTTTCATCCGAACCAGTCGGTGTTGCTGCATCGACAGCCAGACAATGTGTGGCGTATCGACTTCCAGCTCGGCTGGGACGCGGACCCTGCACTGGAGAAAACGCCGGAACGTGTGCTGCCGCGCGTGCGCGCGCTGCTCGGGCCGGACGTCAAGTTCGAACTCGAATGGGTGAGCGTGTACACGTTCTCGTGTTTGCGCATGGAGCGCTTCCGGCATGGCAACGTGCTGTTCGTCGGCGACGCGGCGCATCTGGTTTCGCCGTTCGGCGCGCGCGGCGCCAATAGCGGTTTTCAGGACGCGGAGAACGTCGCGTGGAAGCTCGCGATGGTGCTGGATGGCCGCGCGCCGGACGCATTGCTCGACACCTATGCGAGCGAGCGCGAGTACGCCGCCGACGAGAACATCCGCAACTCGACGCGCTCCACCGATTTCATCACGCCGAAATCGCCCGTCAGCCGCACGTTCCGCGACGCAGTACTGAAGCTTGCGCGCAAGCATGCGTTCGCGCGCTCGCTCGCGAACAGCGGGCGGCTTTCGGTGCCTGCCGTGCTGCACGACTCGGCGCTCAACACGGCCGATAGCGACAGTTTCGAAGGCAAGATGGTGCCCGGCGCTTCGTGTGTCGATGCACCCGTTGCGTTGCGCGGCGGGCCCGCGTGGCTGCTGGCGCAACTCGGCGACGCGTTTACAGTCGTTCTGTTCTGCGAGAAAAACAGCATCGACGCGGCGACCCAGCGCACGCTGAAGACGCTGCAAACGGGCGCGATTCCGTTGAAGCTGATCCTCGTCACCCCGCATGGCGTGCGCGAGATCGCGCACGAATTGAGCGATGCCGTCGTGCTCGAAGATGCGGAGGGACTGGCTGCGTCGCGTTATGACGCGACGCCCGGGACGTTCTATCTGATTCGCCCGGACCAGCATGTGTGCGCGCGCTGGCGCACGCTCGATGCCGCGCGTGTCGATGCCGCGCTGAAGCGGGCGCTATGTGTCGAAGGCATTGCCTGA
- a CDS encoding MBL fold metallo-hydrolase, producing MAKAFASQADLEEKKITWTQLSDNAYAYTAEGDPNSGVIIGDDGVLIVDTTATPAMAQDLIEKIRSVTDKPIKYVVLSHYHAVRVLGASAYFKEGAQQIIASRGTYEMIVERGEADMKSEIERFPRLFAGVETVPGLTWPTLVFEKEITLFLGKLEVRIAHLGAGHTKGDTVVWLPSQKVLFSGDLVEYDAACYCGDAQLEQWPATLEALRALNAEKLVPGRGPALTTPEDVNKGLDYTKDFVTTLLQSGREAVADKLDLKAAMAHARKAMDPKFGHVFIYEHCLPFDVSRAFDEASGITHPRIWTAQRDKDMWDALQA from the coding sequence ATGGCCAAGGCATTCGCATCGCAAGCCGACCTCGAAGAAAAGAAGATCACGTGGACGCAACTGTCCGACAACGCATACGCATACACGGCTGAAGGCGACCCGAACTCAGGCGTGATCATCGGCGACGACGGCGTGCTGATCGTCGACACCACCGCGACGCCCGCCATGGCGCAAGACCTGATCGAGAAGATCCGCAGCGTCACCGACAAGCCGATCAAATACGTCGTGCTGTCGCACTACCACGCGGTGCGCGTGCTCGGCGCGTCCGCGTATTTCAAGGAAGGCGCGCAGCAGATCATCGCGAGCCGGGGCACATATGAAATGATCGTCGAGCGCGGCGAAGCCGATATGAAATCGGAGATCGAGCGCTTTCCGCGTCTCTTTGCCGGCGTCGAAACGGTGCCGGGGCTCACGTGGCCGACCCTCGTGTTCGAGAAGGAAATCACGCTGTTCCTCGGCAAGCTCGAAGTGCGCATCGCGCATCTGGGCGCAGGGCATACGAAGGGCGACACGGTCGTGTGGCTGCCGTCGCAGAAGGTGCTGTTCTCGGGCGATCTCGTCGAATACGACGCCGCCTGCTATTGCGGCGACGCGCAGCTCGAACAGTGGCCCGCGACGCTCGAAGCGCTGCGCGCGCTCAACGCGGAGAAGCTCGTGCCGGGCCGCGGCCCCGCGCTGACCACGCCCGAAGACGTGAACAAGGGCCTCGACTATACGAAGGACTTCGTCACGACGCTGCTCCAAAGCGGCCGCGAAGCCGTCGCCGACAAGCTCGATCTGAAGGCCGCGATGGCGCACGCGCGCAAGGCGATGGACCCGAAGTTCGGCCATGTCTTCATCTACGAACATTGCCTGCCGTTCGACGTGTCGCGTGCATTCGACGAAGCGAGCGGCATCACGCATCCGCGCATCTGGACCGCGCAGCGCGACAAGGACATGTGGGACGCGCTGCAGGCCTGA
- a CDS encoding IclR family transcriptional regulator, protein MDLFSTLMGGTSGMAKTAKDGETGAGKPQRGIQSVEVGGRVLHALATSRVPLALSDLAASADIAPGQAHAYLVSLTRLGLIKRDELTGRYEPGPLSLRLGLMQLANQPAFRAAVPRAGALAEAVGFSVAICTKGPQGPTIVRYEHAGFPLHVNLHVGTVMSLPATSTGRLFCAFLAPDALQAMWTNQSGGTGDMVAPADRPAFDATLGGIRERGIERGIDAPSPGISSLAVPVFDAEGQLCLALTVIGPSGAIDVGWDGSIARALLDTAREIGADIASST, encoded by the coding sequence ATGGACCTTTTTTCGACCCTGATGGGCGGCACGAGCGGTATGGCGAAGACAGCAAAAGACGGCGAGACGGGCGCGGGCAAGCCGCAGCGCGGCATCCAGAGCGTCGAGGTCGGCGGACGGGTGCTGCATGCGCTCGCGACATCCCGCGTGCCGCTCGCGCTGTCCGATCTCGCCGCCAGCGCAGACATCGCGCCCGGTCAGGCGCATGCGTATCTCGTGAGCCTGACGCGGCTCGGCCTGATCAAGCGCGACGAGTTGACGGGCCGTTACGAACCGGGACCGCTGTCGTTGCGGCTCGGTCTGATGCAACTGGCGAACCAGCCGGCGTTTCGCGCGGCCGTCCCGCGGGCAGGCGCGCTCGCCGAGGCGGTCGGCTTCAGCGTCGCGATCTGCACGAAGGGCCCGCAAGGTCCGACCATCGTCCGCTATGAGCACGCGGGTTTTCCGCTGCATGTGAACCTGCATGTGGGCACGGTGATGTCGTTGCCCGCCACGTCGACGGGACGTTTGTTCTGCGCGTTCCTCGCACCCGATGCGCTGCAGGCCATGTGGACGAACCAGTCTGGCGGCACGGGCGATATGGTCGCGCCTGCCGATCGCCCGGCATTCGACGCGACGCTCGGCGGGATTCGCGAGCGCGGCATCGAACGTGGCATCGATGCGCCGAGTCCTGGCATCAGCAGTCTTGCCGTGCCCGTGTTCGACGCAGAAGGACAGTTGTGCCTTGCGTTGACGGTGATCGGACCGAGCGGCGCAATCGATGTGGGGTGGGACGGCTCGATCGCACGCGCGCTTCTGGATACGGCACGTGAAATTGGCGCGGACATTGCGTCGTCGACATGA
- a CDS encoding IclR family transcriptional regulator — protein sequence MSEALNTSSSDTSPGSGDAKQQRGIQSLDSTGDLLTALVSAGKPLSLRDLAAAAGMPAAKAFPHLVSLQKIGLLGRDASGCFEAGPLALELGLIGLQRLSPTREAEPEIVELAVTTGMSVAMAVLGPLGPTVVRLEESARPLHVSLRVGTVMSLVNTAIGRVFAAFVADDVRLGLLAQDSLRLAGGEFAESTADTYVERLRQIREHGVDTAINKPVPGINTLAAPVFDHTGSIVLVIAVMGTAGSFDSDAAGKSAQVLVSACRRLSRRFGFVV from the coding sequence ATGAGCGAAGCATTGAACACCTCATCGTCCGATACATCGCCTGGCAGCGGCGATGCAAAACAGCAGCGTGGCATCCAGTCGCTCGACAGCACGGGCGATCTGCTGACGGCGCTCGTCTCGGCGGGCAAGCCTTTATCGTTGCGCGATCTTGCGGCGGCGGCGGGCATGCCTGCGGCGAAGGCGTTTCCTCATCTGGTGAGCTTGCAGAAGATCGGCCTGCTCGGCCGCGACGCATCCGGCTGCTTCGAAGCGGGGCCGCTTGCGCTCGAACTCGGGCTGATCGGTCTGCAGCGTTTGTCGCCGACGCGGGAAGCGGAGCCGGAAATCGTCGAACTGGCGGTGACGACGGGCATGAGTGTCGCGATGGCGGTGCTCGGGCCGCTTGGGCCGACTGTGGTGCGGCTCGAAGAATCGGCGCGGCCGCTGCATGTGAGCTTGCGGGTGGGCACTGTGATGTCGCTGGTGAATACCGCGATTGGGCGCGTGTTTGCTGCTTTTGTCGCCGACGATGTGCGGCTGGGGTTGTTAGCGCAGGATTCTTTGCGGCTTGCAGGAGGCGAGTTTGCGGAAAGTACCGCGGATACTTATGTCGAGCGACTTCGACAGATTCGCGAGCACGGTGTCGATACGGCGATCAATAAGCCTGTTCCAGGGATCAATACGCTGGCGGCGCCTGTGTTTGATCATACGGGCAGCATCGTTCTGGTGATTGCCGTTATGGGCACGGCTGGCAGTTTTGATAGCGATGCTGCGGGGAAGTCTGCGCAGGTTTTGGTTTCGGCTTGTCGGCGGTTGTCGCGGAGGTTTGGGTTTGTGGTGTGA
- a CDS encoding IS5 family transposase, protein MTQLGLGLDLSTKRTRKREFLDEMTRVVPWQKLIALIEPHYPKGKTGRPPFPIQTMLRIHFMQQWFSLSDPAMEEALHDIPLYREFALLGTGMTRLPDESTILRFRHLLEAHELSARMLATVNEILQAKGLMLKAGSAVDATLISAPSSTKKAGTRDPEMSQTQKGGSWYFGMKAHIGVDVESGLVHTVKCTPANVHDITVAHELLHGDEEVAFADAGYVGIEKRGETGAVQWHVAMRPSKRRKLDKSKRLDRIYEKVERLKAGVRAKVEHPFRVLKCQFGYLKARYRGMAKNTAQIETQFALINLWLARGVLGKAK, encoded by the coding sequence ATGACACAACTTGGTCTTGGTCTGGATCTGTCGACGAAGCGCACCCGCAAGCGCGAGTTTCTCGATGAGATGACGCGCGTGGTGCCGTGGCAGAAGCTGATTGCGCTCATCGAACCGCACTATCCGAAAGGCAAGACTGGCCGCCCGCCTTTTCCGATCCAGACGATGCTTCGCATTCACTTCATGCAACAATGGTTCAGCCTCTCGGACCCGGCGATGGAGGAGGCGCTGCACGACATCCCGCTGTACCGGGAGTTCGCGCTGCTGGGCACGGGCATGACGCGGCTGCCTGACGAGAGCACGATCCTGCGATTCCGGCACCTGCTTGAGGCCCATGAGCTGTCGGCCAGAATGCTGGCGACGGTCAACGAGATCCTGCAGGCGAAGGGCCTGATGCTCAAGGCGGGCTCGGCGGTCGACGCAACGCTGATTTCGGCACCCAGTTCGACGAAGAAGGCTGGCACGCGAGACCCGGAGATGAGCCAGACGCAAAAGGGCGGCAGCTGGTACTTCGGTATGAAGGCGCACATCGGAGTCGATGTGGAGTCGGGGCTGGTGCATACCGTCAAGTGCACGCCGGCAAATGTTCACGACATCACGGTGGCGCATGAACTGTTGCACGGCGACGAGGAGGTTGCGTTTGCCGATGCGGGCTACGTGGGCATCGAGAAGCGAGGCGAAACGGGGGCGGTCCAGTGGCACGTGGCGATGAGGCCGAGCAAGCGAAGAAAGCTGGACAAAAGCAAGCGGCTCGACAGAATCTACGAGAAAGTCGAGCGGCTCAAGGCGGGCGTGCGGGCGAAGGTTGAGCACCCGTTTCGGGTGCTCAAATGTCAGTTCGGCTATCTGAAGGCGCGGTATCGAGGCATGGCGAAGAACACGGCGCAGATCGAAACGCAGTTCGCGCTGATCAATCTCTGGTTGGCTCGCGGGGTGCTCGGTAAAGCGAAATGA
- a CDS encoding MurR/RpiR family transcriptional regulator, translating to MSAPNLIPHIRSALDSLRPAERKVADMVLSDVDFAMRASITELAQRADVSEPSVTRFCRAVGAHGLRDFKMQLAQSVAGGVPYASTTVARDDDTQTLFDKVGEAAIEGITQARGAIDPVAVNAALAALASARRVYFFGVGSGSGLVAQDAALRFLRLDIAASAFTDAHLQRLYAGLLEPGDVAFAISHSGRSVEVNESMQIAKERGATTIALTNVGSRLAWLVDIPLLLRVPGPVDAVTPGVSRLVHLCVMDALAIGVGLRLEPRTIEKMRNAEGRLSADVAAGDESQ from the coding sequence GTGTCCGCACCGAACCTGATTCCTCACATCCGCAGCGCGCTCGATTCGCTGCGGCCGGCCGAGCGCAAGGTCGCCGACATGGTGCTGTCCGACGTCGACTTCGCGATGCGCGCGAGCATCACCGAGCTTGCGCAGCGCGCGGACGTGTCCGAGCCTTCCGTGACGCGTTTTTGCCGCGCGGTGGGCGCGCATGGCTTGCGCGACTTCAAGATGCAGCTTGCGCAAAGCGTCGCAGGCGGGGTGCCGTATGCGTCGACGACCGTCGCGCGCGACGACGACACGCAGACGCTGTTCGACAAGGTCGGCGAAGCGGCCATCGAGGGGATCACGCAGGCGCGCGGCGCGATCGATCCTGTTGCCGTGAATGCGGCGCTGGCCGCGCTCGCCAGTGCACGTCGTGTGTATTTCTTTGGTGTGGGTTCGGGGTCGGGGCTTGTTGCGCAGGATGCCGCGTTGCGGTTTTTGCGGCTCGATATTGCTGCTAGTGCTTTTACGGATGCTCATCTGCAGCGTCTTTATGCTGGCTTGCTCGAGCCCGGCGATGTTGCGTTTGCTATTTCGCATTCGGGGCGTAGTGTCGAAGTGAACGAAAGCATGCAGATCGCCAAGGAGCGCGGTGCGACTACGATTGCGTTGACGAATGTGGGTTCGCGGTTGGCGTGGCTTGTCGATATTCCCTTGCTGTTGCGTGTGCCGGGTCCCGTTGATGCTGTTACGCCTGGTGTGTCCAGGCTTGTGCATCTCTGCGTTATGGATGCGCTGGCTATTGGGGTTGGTTTGCGGCTCGAGCCGCGGACGATCGAGAAGATGCGGAATGCTGAGGGGCGGCTGTCGGCTGATGTTGCTGCTGGGGATGAGTCGCAGTAA
- a CDS encoding ABC transporter ATP-binding protein, producing the protein MAAVQLSGIYKRYGDTQVVHGIDLHIDDGEFVVLVGPSGCGKSTLMRMVAGLEEISGGELTIGGTRANGLPPQQRNISMVFQSYALYPHLSVYDNIAFGPRIRKEASTSFKPRIEAAAKMLNLSGYLDRLPRALSGGQRQRVAMGRAVVREPSLFLFDEPLSNLDAKLRVQMRTEIKALHQRLKNTVIYVTHDQIEAMTMADRIVVMNAGRIEQIGRPLELYDRPANLFVASFLGSPSMNFAAGEVVSVANGVALKLGDGVQIPLPGAAAAPGAKITLGVRPEHIETSNEGIPMDVEVIEPTGAETHLYGKIGGAPWCVTMRQRASIEPGQRVMVRFAGQDMHLFDTESGRRLG; encoded by the coding sequence ATGGCAGCAGTGCAACTGAGCGGCATCTACAAGCGTTACGGCGATACGCAGGTCGTGCACGGCATCGACCTGCATATCGACGATGGCGAATTCGTCGTGCTGGTCGGACCGTCGGGTTGCGGCAAGAGCACGCTGATGCGGATGGTCGCGGGCCTGGAGGAAATCAGCGGCGGCGAGCTGACGATTGGCGGCACGCGCGCGAATGGCTTGCCGCCGCAGCAGCGCAATATTTCGATGGTGTTCCAGAGCTACGCGCTGTATCCGCATCTGTCCGTCTACGACAACATTGCGTTCGGTCCGCGTATCCGCAAGGAAGCGTCGACGAGTTTCAAGCCGCGTATCGAGGCGGCCGCGAAGATGCTGAATCTCAGCGGCTATCTGGACCGTTTGCCGCGCGCGCTGTCGGGCGGCCAGCGCCAGCGCGTCGCGATGGGGCGCGCGGTGGTGCGGGAGCCTTCGCTGTTTCTGTTCGACGAGCCGCTGTCGAATCTCGATGCGAAGCTGCGCGTGCAGATGCGCACGGAGATCAAGGCGCTCCATCAGCGGTTGAAGAACACGGTGATCTACGTCACGCACGATCAGATCGAAGCGATGACGATGGCCGATCGCATCGTCGTGATGAACGCGGGGCGCATCGAGCAGATCGGGCGTCCGCTGGAGCTTTACGACAGGCCGGCGAATCTGTTCGTCGCGAGCTTTCTCGGCTCGCCGTCGATGAATTTCGCGGCAGGCGAAGTGGTGAGCGTGGCGAACGGCGTCGCGCTGAAGCTGGGCGACGGCGTGCAGATTCCGCTGCCGGGCGCAGCGGCGGCGCCCGGCGCGAAGATTACGCTGGGCGTGCGGCCTGAGCACATCGAAACGTCGAATGAAGGCATCCCGATGGATGTCGAGGTGATCGAGCCGACGGGCGCGGAGACGCATCTGTACGGCAAGATCGGCGGTGCGCCGTGGTGCGTGACGATGCGCCAGCGCGCGTCGATCGAGCCGGGCCAGCGCGTGATGGTGCGTTTTGCCGGGCAGGACATGCATCTGTTCGATACGGAGAGCGGACGCAGGCTGGGCTGA
- a CDS encoding SDR family oxidoreductase, translating to MKRVVLVTGACGGIGSVLCRRFVEDGATVLALDVDAAALDQLVAELGADKVTPVAVDLGAADAVRERVAQAVAARGPVDVLVANAGAAEGMTLAKTDAASWQRDVHLNLNGTYHTVEAVRASMIGRQAGSIVLIGSVNGITALGHPAYSAAKAGLISYTKSLAIELGRYGIRANIVCPGTVKTKAWQARVDKNPKVFEDLKKWYPLRDFATPDDIADAVLFLASPMARVITGVVLPVDGGLMAGNRLMAEDLTLESL from the coding sequence ATGAAGCGTGTCGTGCTTGTGACGGGAGCGTGCGGCGGGATCGGCAGCGTGTTGTGCCGGCGTTTCGTCGAGGACGGCGCGACGGTGCTCGCGCTCGATGTCGACGCAGCCGCGCTCGATCAACTGGTTGCGGAACTGGGCGCGGATAAAGTGACGCCGGTTGCCGTCGATCTCGGCGCCGCCGATGCCGTGCGCGAGCGCGTCGCGCAGGCGGTCGCCGCGCGCGGACCCGTCGACGTGCTGGTTGCGAACGCGGGCGCCGCCGAGGGCATGACGCTCGCGAAGACGGACGCCGCGAGCTGGCAGCGCGACGTGCATCTGAATCTGAACGGCACCTATCACACGGTCGAGGCGGTGCGCGCGTCGATGATCGGGCGGCAGGCGGGATCGATCGTGCTGATCGGCTCGGTGAACGGCATCACGGCGCTTGGTCATCCCGCGTACAGCGCGGCGAAAGCGGGGCTCATCAGCTACACGAAGTCCCTCGCGATCGAGCTTGGACGCTACGGCATCCGCGCGAACATCGTGTGTCCGGGGACGGTGAAGACGAAGGCGTGGCAGGCGCGCGTCGACAAGAACCCAAAGGTCTTCGAGGATCTGAAGAAGTGGTATCCGCTGCGCGACTTCGCGACGCCCGACGATATCGCCGATGCCGTGCTCTTCCTCGCGTCGCCGATGGCGCGCGTGATCACGGGCGTCGTGCTGCCCGTCGACGGCGGCCTGATGGCCGGCAACCGGCTGATGGCGGAAGACCTGACGCTCGAATCGCTTTAG
- a CDS encoding ABC transporter substrate-binding protein — MSLHARASLTLGKVAAALAFAGLALSAHADTVRVTVAHYSDATAPYFEKMARQFEKANPGTTIKIEDVNWDTLQQKLQTDISGNANADLAIVGTRWLLDFVKDDVAEPLDGYMDANFKNRFIAPFLAPGQINGKTYGLPIAASARALYYNKDLLASVGYPNGPKTWNDVIDASKKLKAKGVAGFGLQGKEIETDVYYYYALWTNGGDVLNKEGKAGFDSPAGIKAATLYKSMIDQGLTQQGVTGYSREDVQNLFKQGRVAMMISAPFLAKQIKKEAPNLKYGIDPLPVGTTGATYAVTDSIVMFKNSKVKKDAWKFLDYLFTKEPRVEFTSTEGFLPTTKAEAADPAFADADTKAFIALLPQARFAPTVTGWEDTAKAVTNAMQAVYLGKAKPDEALKQAANQANQALGH, encoded by the coding sequence ATGTCGTTGCATGCACGTGCTTCCCTTACGCTCGGCAAAGTCGCCGCAGCGCTCGCGTTTGCAGGTCTTGCCCTATCGGCGCACGCCGACACGGTGCGTGTGACGGTCGCGCATTACAGCGACGCGACGGCGCCGTACTTCGAGAAAATGGCCCGCCAGTTCGAGAAGGCCAACCCCGGCACCACGATCAAGATCGAAGACGTGAACTGGGACACGCTGCAACAGAAGCTGCAAACGGATATCTCGGGCAACGCCAACGCCGACCTCGCGATCGTCGGCACGCGCTGGCTGCTCGACTTCGTGAAGGACGACGTCGCCGAACCGCTCGACGGCTATATGGACGCGAACTTCAAGAACCGCTTCATCGCGCCGTTCCTCGCGCCGGGCCAGATCAACGGCAAGACGTACGGCCTGCCCATCGCCGCATCGGCGCGCGCGCTGTACTACAACAAGGATCTGCTCGCGAGCGTCGGCTATCCGAACGGGCCGAAGACGTGGAACGACGTGATCGACGCATCGAAGAAGCTGAAGGCGAAGGGCGTCGCCGGTTTCGGGCTGCAAGGCAAGGAAATCGAAACCGACGTGTACTACTACTACGCGCTGTGGACCAACGGCGGCGACGTGCTGAACAAGGAAGGCAAGGCTGGCTTCGATTCGCCCGCAGGCATCAAGGCCGCGACGCTGTACAAGTCGATGATCGACCAGGGCCTGACGCAGCAGGGCGTGACGGGCTACAGCCGTGAAGACGTGCAGAACCTCTTCAAGCAGGGCCGCGTCGCGATGATGATCTCCGCACCGTTCCTCGCGAAGCAGATCAAGAAGGAAGCGCCGAACCTGAAATACGGCATCGATCCGCTGCCGGTCGGTACGACGGGCGCGACGTACGCCGTCACCGATTCGATCGTGATGTTCAAGAACTCGAAGGTGAAGAAGGACGCGTGGAAGTTCCTCGACTATCTGTTCACGAAGGAGCCGCGCGTCGAGTTCACGAGCACGGAAGGCTTCCTGCCGACCACCAAAGCGGAAGCCGCCGATCCCGCGTTCGCCGACGCCGATACGAAGGCGTTCATCGCACTGCTGCCGCAAGCGCGTTTCGCACCGACGGTGACGGGCTGGGAAGACACCGCGAAGGCCGTGACGAACGCGATGCAGGCCGTGTACCTCGGCAAGGCGAAGCCTGACGAAGCGCTGAAGCAGGCCGCGAATCAGGCGAACCAGGCGCTGGGTCACTGA
- a CDS encoding carbohydrate ABC transporter permease: MSRSIAPRAAAPWWLIAPSLILALFIISYPIFNIVWQSLHDVSRFGAIRDFTGLKNFYTVFADPVFLDSLRRTVVWTACVVGGTVIISVPVALVLNQDFHGRGIARTIVMLPWSVSLTMTAVVWRWAFNDDYGMVNVTLQRLGLIGGPIHWLATPELAFPVEIAVGILVSVPFTVTILLGGLSSVPGDIYEAARIDGASSWQQFRQLTLPLLRPFVNMAILLNVIYVFNSFPIIWVMTQGGPDNGTHILVTYLYELGFRLGRPGQAAAVSLVMLIMLFVFSVLYLRVQPSKEGEPA; encoded by the coding sequence ATGAGCCGTTCCATCGCCCCGCGCGCCGCCGCGCCCTGGTGGCTGATCGCGCCGAGTCTGATCCTCGCGCTGTTCATCATCAGCTATCCGATCTTCAACATCGTGTGGCAGTCGCTGCACGACGTGTCGCGCTTCGGCGCGATCCGCGATTTCACCGGCCTGAAAAACTTCTACACGGTGTTCGCCGACCCCGTGTTCCTCGATTCGCTGCGCCGGACGGTCGTGTGGACCGCGTGCGTCGTGGGCGGCACCGTGATCATCTCCGTGCCCGTCGCGCTGGTGCTGAATCAGGATTTCCACGGCCGCGGCATTGCACGCACGATCGTGATGCTGCCGTGGTCGGTGTCGCTGACGATGACGGCCGTCGTCTGGCGCTGGGCGTTCAACGACGACTACGGCATGGTCAACGTCACGTTGCAGCGGCTCGGTCTGATCGGCGGTCCGATCCATTGGCTCGCGACGCCCGAGCTGGCGTTTCCCGTCGAGATCGCGGTCGGCATTCTCGTGTCGGTTCCGTTCACGGTGACGATTCTGCTGGGCGGGCTGTCGTCCGTGCCCGGCGATATCTACGAGGCCGCGCGCATCGACGGCGCGAGTTCGTGGCAACAGTTCCGCCAGCTGACGCTGCCTTTGCTGCGTCCGTTCGTGAACATGGCGATCCTGCTGAACGTAATCTATGTATTCAACTCGTTCCCGATCATCTGGGTGATGACGCAGGGCGGTCCCGACAACGGCACGCATATTCTCGTCACGTACCTGTACGAACTCGGCTTCAGGCTCGGACGTCCCGGTCAGGCCGCGGCCGTGTCGCTCGTCATGCTCATCATGCTGTTCGTGTTTTCGGTGCTCTATTTGCGCGTGCAGCCGTCGAAGGAAGGAGAGCCCGCATGA